Genomic segment of Myxococcus stipitatus:
GGAGCGCGTGGTGGACGAGGCGCCGGGCCTCGTCATCATCGACGAGGCCTATGCGGACTTCGCGCGAGGCCCTGGCTTCGTGGACCTGGCGCTGACTCGCACGAATGTGCTGGTGACGCGGACGTTCTCCAAGGCGTTCGGGCTCGCGAGCATGCGCGTGGGCTGGGGCGTGGGGCACCCGAAGGTGGTGGCCGAAGTGGAGAAGGCGCGGGGGCCGTACAAGCTCACCCAGCTCGCGGAGTCGATGGCCGTGGCCACGCTGAACGAGGACCTGCCATGGGTTCGCGTGTGGGCCGAGGAGGCGGTGGCGAACCGGGAGCGGCTTCGTGACGCCCTGCTGGCGATGGGGCTGAAGCCGCTGCCCTCCGAGGGCAACTTCCTCTTGGTGCCCGTGCCCGGAGCACCCGAGGTGGCGGAGCGGATGCGCGAGCGCGACGTGAACGTGCGCGCCTTCCAGGGGCTCACCGGAGTGGGGGATGCGCTGCGGATTGGCAGCGCTCCCTGGCCCTTGCTGGAGACGGCGCTCACGGCGCTGAGGGAGTCGCTGCGATGAGAGTCTCTCTGTTCGACTATGGCGCAGGCAACCTGCACTCACTGAGCAAGGCGCTGACCACGGTGCCAGGCGTTGACGTGCGAGTGGAGGAGGACCCCGTGCGCGCGGTGGACACGGACATCCTCGTGTTGCCCGGCGTCGGAGCTTTTGGCGCTGCAGCGGCGCGGCTGGCCCCCGGGCGCGAGGTGATGCGCGCGGCCCTGGAGCGAGGACTGCCGTGTCTGGGCATCTGCCTGGGGATGCAGCTCTTGTTCGAGTCGAGTGACGAAGGACCCGGCCAGGGCCTGGGCTGCTTCGCGGGCCGGGTGACTCGGCTGGATGCGCGACGTGTGCCGCAGATGGGATGGAACCCGGTGGACGCGGACACGACGGTGGCCGGTGTACGGCTGGAGATTGCCTACTACGCGAACAGCTTCGTCTGCCGCGCAGAGGACGCATCCGTCGTGACGGCCTGGACCACCCACGAAGGAGACCGGTTCCCCGCGGCGGTGAGGCGCGGCTCGGTGGTCGGCGTGCAGTTCCACCCCGAGAAGTCCTCGTCCGCGGGCGTGGCGTTCATCCAGGGCTTCCTGCGCGAGGTGGCGTCATGAAGGCGATTGCAGCCATCGACTTGCGCGAAGGCGCCTGCGTGCAGCTCGTCGGAGGCTCGTACGACGCGGAGCGGGTCCGGGTGAAAGACCCGCTGGCCGCGCTCCAACGGTGGCGCGAGGTCGGCTTCCGCCACTTCCATGTCGTCGACCTGGATGCGGCCCTGGGGCGCGGCTCCAACGCGGACGTGGTTGCTCGGCTGACGTCCCAGGAGCCGGGGCTCGTCTTCACCGTGGGCGGCGGGGTGCGGGATGCCGCGCGGGTGTCGTCGCTGCTGGAGGGAGGCGCCTCGGGAGTGGTGGTGGGGACGCGCGCCATCGAGGACCCGGTCTGGCTCGCGGACGTGGCGAACCGTCATCCAGGGAGGGTCGTGGTGGCCGCGGACGTGCGCGGGCGCGAGGTGGTGACGCGGGGATGGACCCTCGGAAGTGGTCGAGCGCTCGACGAGGTGCTCGCGGCGCTGGACCCGTTGCCGCTGGGGGGACTGCTGGTGACGGCGGTGCACAAGGAGGGGCAGCTCGAAGGCGTGGACCTGTCGCTCATGCGTGACGTGGTGTCGCGGACGCGTCACCGGCTCTACGCG
This window contains:
- a CDS encoding 1-(5-phosphoribosyl)-5-[(5-phosphoribosylamino)methylideneamino] imidazole-4-carboxamide isomerase, which translates into the protein MKAIAAIDLREGACVQLVGGSYDAERVRVKDPLAALQRWREVGFRHFHVVDLDAALGRGSNADVVARLTSQEPGLVFTVGGGVRDAARVSSLLEGGASGVVVGTRAIEDPVWLADVANRHPGRVVVAADVRGREVVTRGWTLGSGRALDEVLAALDPLPLGGLLVTAVHKEGQLEGVDLSLMRDVVSRTRHRLYASGGVTTLEDLRGLSSVGAYGAVIGMALYTGRLDARDVAREFAE
- a CDS encoding pyridoxal phosphate-dependent aminotransferase, coding for MIPLRASYRDISPYSPPKRPCRVDLSDNTNLFGVPPAAARKLGEFHAELLGRYPRSYAPDLRRVLASRIGVGAEWVTTGCGSDDVIDSALRAFLEPGEVLAFQDPTFVMLPLFAKVNGLRPAAVPLRADFDVDPEALLATGAKVIYLCSPNNPTGTALSRASVERVVDEAPGLVIIDEAYADFARGPGFVDLALTRTNVLVTRTFSKAFGLASMRVGWGVGHPKVVAEVEKARGPYKLTQLAESMAVATLNEDLPWVRVWAEEAVANRERLRDALLAMGLKPLPSEGNFLLVPVPGAPEVAERMRERDVNVRAFQGLTGVGDALRIGSAPWPLLETALTALRESLR
- the hisH gene encoding imidazole glycerol phosphate synthase subunit HisH, whose translation is MRVSLFDYGAGNLHSLSKALTTVPGVDVRVEEDPVRAVDTDILVLPGVGAFGAAAARLAPGREVMRAALERGLPCLGICLGMQLLFESSDEGPGQGLGCFAGRVTRLDARRVPQMGWNPVDADTTVAGVRLEIAYYANSFVCRAEDASVVTAWTTHEGDRFPAAVRRGSVVGVQFHPEKSSSAGVAFIQGFLREVAS